In the Leptolyngbya sp. FACHB-261 genome, one interval contains:
- a CDS encoding metallophosphoesterase codes for MLTIVMPLKRRQLLTWTGLAGLGAATACMRSRAGSSQTNPPAASAAIPTPVPTTPAGPQLRFAAVADTGTGGEGQYAVAKAMAGYHAQNPFPLVVLAGDNIYNNGEIEKISAVFEQPYETLLNQGVKFRACLGNHDIRTANGEPQLRYPGFNMEGRYYTFTQAPVQFFALDTNGNAAWRTQLAWLDQELSRSTAPWKVVFGHHPVYSSGHYGVNRAFIRDLTPLFEKHRVQLYINGHDHSYERTQVINGTTYLICGAGAGTRPVGRSGWTAHSAQRLSFAGLEVYDDRIEIEAIGTDGSVFDRGVIKL; via the coding sequence ATGTTGACTATTGTTATGCCGTTAAAGCGCCGTCAGTTGCTCACCTGGACTGGTCTAGCTGGACTCGGGGCCGCCACCGCTTGCATGCGTTCTAGAGCGGGTTCTTCGCAGACAAACCCTCCTGCTGCCAGCGCTGCTATCCCCACGCCTGTGCCAACTACGCCAGCAGGACCACAGTTGCGTTTTGCCGCTGTCGCCGATACAGGCACGGGTGGTGAGGGGCAGTACGCTGTTGCCAAAGCAATGGCTGGCTACCACGCTCAGAACCCCTTCCCTTTAGTGGTCCTAGCTGGAGACAATATTTACAACAACGGCGAAATTGAGAAAATCAGTGCTGTGTTTGAGCAGCCCTATGAGACCTTGCTAAATCAAGGTGTCAAGTTCCGGGCTTGCTTGGGCAACCACGACATCCGTACCGCGAATGGCGAACCTCAACTGCGCTATCCAGGCTTCAACATGGAAGGGCGCTACTACACCTTCACTCAAGCTCCAGTACAGTTTTTTGCGCTAGATACGAATGGGAATGCCGCTTGGCGAACGCAACTGGCCTGGCTCGATCAAGAATTGAGCCGTAGCACTGCGCCCTGGAAAGTTGTCTTCGGCCACCATCCGGTTTATTCATCGGGCCATTACGGGGTCAATCGAGCTTTTATCCGCGACTTAACCCCACTGTTCGAGAAGCACCGGGTTCAGCTCTATATCAATGGCCACGACCACAGCTACGAGCGGACCCAAGTCATTAATGGCACGACTTACCTGATTTGTGGGGCAGGTGCAGGTACCCGCCCCGTGGGCCGCTCAGGCTGGACTGCTCACTCGGCACAACGCTTAAGCTTTGCTGGGCTTGAAGTCTATGACGATCGGATTGAGATTGAAGCAATTGGAACCGATGGCAGTGTCTTTGACCGAGGCGTCATAAAGCTGTAG
- a CDS encoding glycosyltransferase, with amino-acid sequence MEKFSVLYFVEPMMGLGSHYWAQVLAKALVKQYENVELTVLIDDLVPFSVVHDRINWIKLPVCRNQVTEHGSLNFKLIDESGHEVDERWKQARIDCVSNAFNTIKPNVVLLHNHLSGLEWDKLIEFEYKTLVDLAHLAPWEPPVLASSMDFIDGFENQSDTEAKEYLCKVKEEVDYILVCGASLDLFMQSCPLAAQFQDKLILAGYPVDSTPLLPLAEVQEPEVIVAAGGSELGNQLFRAAIEAFGLAQRSPNCLLGQHPWRLLVGPHLKAEMAALQAMAEAVTTATGTQGRLIVQPTVSSAEYAARLMHHCVASVSQCGQSTFVDLERTGVPALVVPYEANGMVQEQLYRAQFLHNSGRGVLLREQNLSASSLLAGLEQALAIGPKRIGVNLTGAEFVAKFIHDLALSNQHRSSSRHSRQIDTHLRARQPSGASQPHFTDTPYLYR; translated from the coding sequence ATGGAAAAATTTTCTGTTCTCTATTTTGTTGAACCCATGATGGGTCTAGGTTCCCACTATTGGGCTCAAGTGCTTGCAAAGGCGCTAGTTAAGCAATACGAGAATGTTGAACTCACGGTTCTAATTGACGATTTAGTGCCTTTTAGTGTGGTGCATGACAGAATTAACTGGATAAAATTACCAGTCTGTCGGAATCAAGTTACCGAGCATGGTTCATTGAACTTCAAGCTCATTGACGAAAGCGGTCATGAGGTCGATGAGCGTTGGAAACAAGCACGGATAGATTGTGTAAGTAACGCCTTCAATACAATCAAGCCCAATGTTGTTCTCTTACATAATCATCTATCTGGTTTAGAGTGGGATAAGTTAATTGAATTTGAATATAAAACACTCGTTGACCTGGCACATTTAGCACCGTGGGAACCACCCGTTTTGGCTTCCTCTATGGATTTTATTGATGGTTTTGAGAATCAATCTGACACTGAAGCTAAAGAATACCTTTGCAAAGTGAAAGAGGAGGTCGACTACATTCTGGTCTGCGGAGCCAGTCTCGACCTGTTCATGCAAAGTTGTCCGCTCGCTGCGCAATTTCAGGACAAGCTAATTTTGGCTGGTTACCCTGTAGACAGCACGCCTCTACTGCCACTGGCTGAGGTTCAGGAGCCTGAGGTCATTGTTGCAGCAGGTGGTAGTGAACTGGGTAATCAGCTGTTCCGAGCCGCGATTGAAGCCTTTGGTCTAGCCCAGCGCTCCCCAAATTGCCTTTTGGGCCAGCATCCCTGGCGACTCCTGGTCGGACCACACTTGAAGGCTGAGATGGCTGCTCTGCAAGCCATGGCCGAAGCGGTAACGACAGCGACAGGGACTCAGGGTAGGTTGATCGTGCAGCCAACTGTCAGCAGTGCTGAGTATGCCGCCCGCTTAATGCATCACTGTGTTGCCTCTGTCTCTCAGTGCGGACAAAGCACATTTGTTGATCTTGAACGAACTGGGGTACCGGCCCTAGTTGTTCCCTACGAAGCCAACGGCATGGTGCAGGAGCAGCTTTACCGCGCCCAATTTCTTCACAATTCTGGTCGTGGCGTTCTGCTTAGAGAACAGAATTTGTCTGCCAGCAGCCTCCTAGCAGGGCTGGAACAAGCCCTGGCGATCGGCCCGAAGCGAATTGGCGTGAATCTAACTGGAGCAGAATTTGTAGCAAAATTCATTCACGACTTAGCACTCAGCAATCAGCACAGAAGTAGCTCGAGGCACTCGAGGCAAATCGACACCCATCTTCGAGCCCGCCAGCCCAGTGGGGCTAGCCAACCTCACTTCACTGACACGCCTTATCTGTACCGCTAG
- a CDS encoding FAD-dependent hydroxylase, protein MTSLLPVSEPSIQPQNQSQNQPQNQIEPQQARPQGYDYDLVIVGGGLVGATLACALKGSGLRIALVEAQMQSAAAARGQAYSISLLSSRIFQGLGLWQQILPQITTYRHIRLSDADHPGVVHFRPEDLGTDALGYVAEHRVLLTALQEGLQQCPTVSWLCPAEVINTCYQADGVELTLKLENEQCCLRTRLLVAADGARSQIRTGAGIGTHGWKYWQSCIVTTVKPEKPHPETAYERFWPSGPFAILPLPDSRCQIVWTAPHAEAKAMAALDDQQFLAELSRRYGSQMGQLTLAGGRVLFPVQLMHSNRYTQPRLALIGDAAHCCHPVGGQGVNMGIRDAAALAQVLQAAHQQGEDIGDWRVLKRYERWRKLENLAILGFTDLLDRCFSNQWLPLVGLRRVALWLLRTVRPLKVYALQLMTGLRGRPPELAANAGRVQQWPVAQR, encoded by the coding sequence ATGACCTCGCTGCTGCCAGTCTCCGAGCCATCCATTCAACCCCAAAACCAATCTCAAAACCAGCCCCAAAACCAAATAGAGCCCCAGCAAGCAAGGCCGCAGGGGTATGACTACGACTTGGTGATTGTGGGTGGGGGCTTAGTTGGCGCAACCCTGGCCTGTGCGCTCAAAGGCTCGGGGCTCCGCATCGCTTTAGTCGAAGCTCAGATGCAATCAGCTGCCGCAGCTAGGGGGCAAGCCTATTCGATCTCCTTACTTTCAAGCCGCATTTTTCAGGGCCTAGGGCTTTGGCAGCAAATCCTACCCCAAATCACCACCTATCGTCATATCCGGTTGTCAGATGCCGACCATCCAGGTGTTGTGCATTTTCGCCCTGAAGACTTAGGGACCGACGCCCTGGGTTATGTAGCCGAGCATCGAGTGTTGCTCACTGCGCTTCAAGAGGGCTTACAGCAGTGCCCAACCGTGAGCTGGCTATGTCCGGCTGAGGTAATCAACACCTGCTATCAAGCGGATGGGGTTGAGCTGACCTTAAAGCTGGAGAACGAGCAATGCTGCCTGCGGACCCGCTTACTGGTGGCCGCAGATGGAGCCAGGTCACAGATCCGGACCGGTGCGGGCATTGGCACTCATGGCTGGAAATACTGGCAATCTTGCATTGTGACTACGGTAAAGCCAGAGAAGCCTCACCCAGAGACAGCCTATGAACGGTTCTGGCCGAGCGGCCCTTTTGCCATCCTGCCCTTGCCCGACAGTCGTTGCCAAATCGTCTGGACGGCACCCCATGCCGAAGCGAAGGCGATGGCGGCGCTGGATGATCAGCAGTTTTTGGCAGAACTGAGCCGCCGCTATGGCTCTCAAATGGGCCAGCTAACGTTGGCCGGGGGCCGAGTGCTGTTTCCTGTGCAACTGATGCACAGCAACCGATACACACAGCCTCGCTTGGCCCTGATTGGCGATGCCGCTCACTGCTGTCATCCGGTGGGAGGCCAGGGCGTGAATATGGGGATTCGGGACGCTGCCGCATTGGCCCAAGTGCTGCAAGCAGCCCATCAACAGGGCGAAGATATTGGCGATTGGCGCGTCCTCAAACGCTACGAGCGCTGGCGCAAACTAGAAAATCTAGCGATTCTAGGCTTCACCGACCTGCTCGATCGCTGTTTTTCCAATCAATGGCTGCCTCTGGTTGGGCTACGCCGAGTTGCGCTCTGGCTCTTGCGGACGGTTCGACCGTTGAAAGTCTACGCGCTGCAATTGATGACTGGCCTGCGCGGTAGACCTCCAGAACTAGCCGCTAACGCAGGCAGGGTTCAGCAGTGGCCGGTAGCTCAACGGTGA
- a CDS encoding CHASE4 domain-containing protein — protein MTLRKKTLLIIGVTLVSLVLVLYNISANILLSGFNQLEEQNMRMNLERASSAISHNLDELNTSNINWSMWDDSYAFVAEPTEDYIQSNLYDNAFEKLKLNLMLFVRSSGQLVYGKAFDLQREQQTSLPQNLPAYLKRNPPALRHADPNSNRSGIILLPKDILLVSSRPVLTSEGKGPIRGSLILGQYLNEAKLQALEHTTRLSLTVHRLDQSPLPPDYQAALTSLANTSTSTYVQPLSEDQIAGYTLLEDIEGRPALLLRVDTPRAIYQEARISQKALLWTLLGIGLVFGCVALLLLEKLVLARLAQLSASVRSIRSSDDLDRRVLVKGKDELSSLARAINRMLETLAQLHQQSQKQVQELQQLSLLKDDFLSTVSHELRTPLTNIRMAIRMLQLSETQEQRSRYLAVLQAECNREVDLVNDLLDLQRLEADSYPISLQTLHLDEWLPEILQAFQSRLNSRQQTLQVELSPELPPLLSDQAGVTRILSELLNNACKYTISGGKIALSVRCVTQPQLTDRTSSLAIAFCVANEAEIPATDLPRIFEKFYRVPEADRWKQGGTGLGLSLVKNLVEHLRGKIQVESRDGWTQFTVELPATAEPCLR, from the coding sequence ATGACACTACGCAAGAAGACACTGCTCATCATTGGGGTTACCCTCGTTAGCCTGGTCTTGGTTCTGTATAACATTTCTGCCAACATTTTGCTCAGTGGTTTCAACCAATTAGAAGAGCAGAATATGCGCATGAACCTTGAGCGAGCCTCAAGCGCTATTTCGCATAATTTAGATGAGCTAAACACCTCTAATATCAACTGGTCAATGTGGGATGATTCCTATGCTTTTGTTGCAGAGCCCACAGAAGACTATATCCAGTCAAATTTGTACGACAATGCCTTTGAAAAGCTTAAGTTGAACTTGATGTTGTTTGTCCGCTCCTCAGGACAACTTGTTTATGGCAAGGCTTTTGACTTGCAACGCGAACAACAAACTTCCCTGCCTCAGAATTTACCAGCCTATCTCAAGCGCAACCCTCCAGCCCTGCGCCATGCGGATCCAAACAGCAACCGTTCAGGCATTATTCTGCTACCCAAGGATATTTTGCTGGTTTCCTCGCGGCCTGTTCTGACTAGTGAAGGCAAGGGACCGATTCGGGGATCTCTCATCCTAGGGCAATACTTAAACGAAGCTAAACTTCAAGCGCTAGAGCACACCACCCGCCTGTCTCTCACTGTGCATCGGCTCGATCAATCACCGCTACCGCCTGACTACCAGGCTGCGCTGACCTCGCTAGCCAATACCTCCACCTCCACCTACGTCCAGCCACTCAGCGAAGACCAAATCGCAGGCTATACCTTGCTTGAGGATATCGAGGGCAGACCTGCTCTATTGTTGCGGGTAGACACTCCTAGAGCAATCTACCAGGAAGCCCGCATCAGCCAGAAGGCTTTGCTCTGGACGCTGCTAGGCATCGGCCTAGTATTTGGTTGTGTCGCGCTACTGCTCCTAGAGAAGTTAGTGCTCGCCCGTTTGGCTCAGCTGAGCGCGAGTGTGAGAAGCATTCGCAGCAGTGACGACCTCGACCGACGCGTATTGGTCAAGGGTAAGGATGAGCTATCAAGCCTAGCTAGGGCAATCAACCGGATGTTGGAGACGCTGGCGCAACTCCATCAACAAAGCCAGAAGCAAGTTCAAGAACTACAGCAGCTGAGCCTGCTCAAAGATGACTTCCTGAGTACGGTTTCTCACGAACTGCGAACGCCATTGACCAATATCCGAATGGCAATTCGCATGTTACAGCTGTCTGAGACGCAGGAGCAACGGTCGCGCTATTTAGCCGTTTTGCAAGCTGAATGTAATCGGGAAGTTGATCTGGTTAATGACCTCTTGGATTTGCAACGGTTGGAGGCAGATTCCTATCCGATCTCTTTGCAGACTTTGCATTTAGATGAATGGCTACCAGAAATTCTGCAAGCATTTCAATCCCGCCTGAATTCTCGTCAGCAAACCCTGCAAGTTGAGCTATCCCCCGAGTTGCCGCCTCTGCTGTCCGACCAAGCTGGTGTGACGCGAATCCTATCAGAACTGCTCAATAATGCCTGCAAATACACGATTAGCGGCGGCAAAATTGCCTTGAGCGTGCGCTGTGTTACTCAGCCTCAACTCACGGATCGAACTTCGAGTTTAGCCATTGCCTTTTGCGTTGCGAACGAAGCAGAGATCCCAGCAACCGATCTACCCCGGATCTTTGAAAAATTCTATCGAGTGCCCGAAGCTGACCGTTGGAAACAAGGCGGAACCGGTCTGGGGCTATCTTTGGTCAAGAATTTGGTTGAGCACCTAAGGGGCAAAATCCAGGTCGAGAGCCGAGACGGCTGGACCCAATTCACCGTTGAGCTACCGGCCACTGCTGAACCCTGCCTGCGTTAG